The genomic stretch NNNNNNNNNNNNNNNNNNNNNNNNNNNNNNNNNNNNNNNNNNNNNNNNNNNNNNNNNNNNNNNNNNNNNNNNNNNNNNNNNNNNNNNNNNNNNNNNNNNNNNNNNNNNNNNNNNNNNNNNNNNNNNNNNNNNNNNNNNNNNNNNNNNNNNNNNNNNNNNNNNNNNNNNNNNNNNNNNNNNNNNNNNNNNNNNNNNNNNNNNNNNNNNNNNNNNNNNNNNNNNNNNNNNNNNNNNNNNNNNNNNNNNNNNNNNNNNNNNNNNNNNNNNNNNNNNNNNNNNNNNNNNNNNNNNNNNNNNNNNNNNNNNNNNNNNNNNNNNNNNNNNNNNNNNNNNNNNNNNNNNNNNNNNNNNNNNNNNNNNNNNNNNNNNNNNNNNNNNNNNNNNNNNNNNNNNNNNNNNNNNNNNNNNNNNNNNNNNNNNNNNNNNNNNNNNNNNNNNNNNNNNNNNNNNNNNNNNNNNNNNNNNNNNNNNNNNNNNNNNNNNNNNNNNNNNNNNNNNNNNNNNNNNNNNNNNNNNNNNNNNNNNNNNNNNNNNNNNNNNNNNNNNNNNNNNNNNNNNNNNNNNNNNNNNNNNNNNNNNNNNNNNNNNNNNNNNNNNNNNNNNNNNNNNNNNNNNNNNNNNNNNNNNNNNNNNNNNNNNNNNNNNNNNNNNNNNNNNNNNNNNNNNNNNNNNNNNNNNNNNNNNNNNNNNNNNNNNNNNNNNNNNNNNNNNNNNNNNNNNNNNNNNNNNNNNNNNNNNNNNNNNNNNNNNNNNNNNNNNNNNNNNNNNNNNNNNNNNNNNNNNNNNNNNNNNNNNNNNNNNNNNNNNNNNNNNNNNNNNNNNNNNNNNNNNNNNNNNNNNNNNNNNNNNNNNNNNNNNNNNNNNNNNNNNNNNNNNNNNNNNNNNNNNNNNNNNNNNNNNNNNNNNNNNNNNNNNNNNNNNNNNNNNNNNNNNNNNNNNNNNNNNNNNNNNNNNNNNNNNNNNNNNNNNNNNNNNNNNNNNNNNNNNNNNNNNNNNNNNNNNNNNNNNNNNNNNNNNNNNNNNNNNNNNNNNNNNNNNNNNNNNNNNNNNNNNNNNNNNNNNNNNNNNNNNNNNNNNNNNNNNNNNNNNNNNNNNNNNNNNNNNNNNNNNNNNNNNNNNNNNNNNNNNNNNNNNNNNNNNNNNNNNNNNNNNNNNNNNNNNNNNNNNNNNNNNNNNNNNNNNNNNNNNNNNNNNNNNNNNNNNNNNNNNNNNNNNNNNNNNNNNNNNNNNNNNNNNNNNNNNNNNNNNNNNNNNNNNNNNNNNNNNNNNNNNNNNNNNNNNNNNNNNNNNNNNNNNNNNNNNNNNNNNNNNNNNNNNNNNNNNNNNNNNNNNNNNNNNNNNNNNNNNNNNNNNNNNNNNNNNNNNNNNNNNNNNNNNNNNNNNNNNNNNNNNNNNNNNNNNNNNNNNNNNNNNNNNNNNNNNNNNNNNNNNNNNNNNNNNNNNNNNNNNNNNNNNNNNNNNNNNNNNNNNNNNNNNNNNNNNNNNNNNNNNNNNNNNNNNNNNNNNNNNNNNNNNNNNNNNNNNNNNNNNNNNNNNNNNNNNNNNNNNNNNNNNNNNNNNNNNNNNNNNNNNNNNNNNNNNNNNNNNNNNNNNNNNNNNNNNNNNNNNNNNNNNNNNNNNNNNNNNNNNNNNNNNNNNNNNNNNNNNNNNNNNNNNNNNNNNNNNNNNNNNNNNNNNNNNNNNNNNNNNNNNNNNNNNNNNNNNNNNNNNNNNNNNNNNNNNNNNNNNNNNNNNNNNNNNNNNNNNNNNNNNNNNNNNNNNNNNNNNNNNNNNNNNNNNNNNNNNNNNNNNNNNNNNNNNNNNNNNNNNNNNNNNNNNNNNNNNNNNNNNNNNNNNNNNNNNNNNNNNNNNNNNNNNNNNNNNNNNNNNNNNNNNNNNNNNNNNNNNNNNNNNNNNNNNNNNNNNNNNNNNNNNNNNNNNNNNNNNNNNNNNNNNNNNNNNNNNNNNNNNNNNNNNNNNNNNNNNNNNNNNNNNNNNNNNNNNNNNNNNNNNNNNNNNNNNNNNNNNNNNNNNNNNNNNNNNNNNNNNNNNNNNNNNNNNNNNNNNNNNNNNNNNNNNNNNNNNNNNNNNNNNNNNNNNNNNNNNNNNNNNNNNNNNNNNNNNNNNNNNNNNNNNNNNNNNNNNNNNNNNNNNNNNNNNNNNNNNNNNNNNNNNNNNNNNNNNNNNNNNNNNNNNNNNNNNNNNNNNNNNNNNNNNNNNNNNNNNNNNNNNNNNNNNNNNNNNNNNNNNNNNNNNNNNNNNNNNNNNNNNNNNNNNNNNNNNNNNNNNNNNNNNNNNNNNNNNNNNNNNNNNNNNNNNNNNNNNNNNNNNNNNNNNNNNNNNNNNNNNNNNNNNNNNNNNNNNNNNNNNNNNNNNNNNNNNNNNNNNNNNNNNNNNNNNNNNNNNNNNNNNNNNNNNNNNNNNNNNNNNNNNNNNNNNNNNNNNNNNNNNNNNNNNNNNNNNNNNNNNNNNNNNNNNNNNNNNNNNNNNNNNNNNNNNNNNNNNNNNNNNNNNNNNNNNNNNNNNNNNNNNNNNNNNNNNNNNNNNNNNNNNNNNNNNNNNNNNNNNNNNNNNNNNNNNNNNNNNNNNNNNNNNNNNNNNNNNNNNNNNNNNNNNNNNNNNNNNNNNNNNNNNNNNNNNNNNNNNNNNNNNNNNNNNNNNNNNNNNNNNNNNNNNNNNNNNNNNNNNNNNNNNNNNNNNNNNNNNNNNNNNNNNNNNNNNNNNNNNNNNNNNNNNNNNNNNNNNNNNNNNNNNNNNNNNNNNNNNNNNNNNNNNNNNNNNNNNNNNNNNNNNNNNNNNNNNNNNNNNNNNNNNNNNNNNNNNNNNNNNNNNNNNNNNNNNNNNNNNNNNNNNNNNNNNNNNNNNNNNNNNNNNNNNNNNNNNNNNNNNNNNNNNNNNNNNNNNNNNNNNNNNNNNNNNNNNNNNNNNNNNNNNNNNNNNNNNNNNNNNNNNNNNNNNNNNNNNNNNNNNNNNNNNNNNNNNNNNNNNNNNNNNNNNNNNNNNNNNNNNNNNNNNNNNNNNNNNNNNNNNNNNNNNNNNNNNNNNNNNNNNNNNNNNNNNNNNNNNNNNNNNNNNNNNNNNNNNNNNNNNNNNNNNNNNNNNNNNNNNNNNNNNNNNNNNNNNNNNNNNNNNNNNNNNNNNNNNNNNNNNNNNNNNNNNNNNNNNNNNNNNNNNNNNNNNNNNNNNNNNNNNNNNNNNNNNNNNNNNNNNNNNNNNNNNNNNNNNNNNNNNNNNNNNNNNNNNNNNNNNNNNNNNNNNNNNNNNNNNNNNNNNNNNNNNNNNNNNNNNNNNNNNNNNNNNNNNNNNNNNNNNNNNNNNNNNNNNNNNNNNNNNNNNNNNNNNNNNNNNNNNNNNNNNNNNNNNNNNNNNNNNNNNNNNNNNNNNNNNNNNNNNNNNNNNNNNNNNNNNNNNNNNNNNNNNNNNNNNNNNNNNNNNNNNNNNNNNNNNNNNNNNNNNNNNNNNNNNNNNNNNNNNNNNNNNNNNNNNNNNNNNNNNNNNNNNNNNNNNNNNNNNNNNNNNNNNNNNNNNNNNNNNNNNNNNNNNNNNNNNNNNNNNNNNNNNNNNNNNNNNNNNNNNNNNNNNNNNNNNNNNNNNNNNNNNNNNNNNNNNNNNNNNNNNNNNNNNNNNNNNNNNNNNNNNNNNNNNNNNNNNNNNNNNNNNNNNNNNNNNNNNNNNNNNNNNNNNNNNNNNNNNNNNNNNNNNNNNNNNNNNNNNNNNNNNNNNNNNNNNNNNNNNNNNNNNNNNNNNNNNNNNNNNNNNNNNNNNNNNNNNNNNNNNNNNNNNNNNNNNNNNNNNNNNNNNNNNNNNNNNNNNNNNNNNNNNNNNNNNNNNNNNNNNNNNNNNNNNNNNNNNNNNNNNNNNNNNNNNNNNNNNNNNNNNNNNNNNNNNNNNNNNNNNNNNNNNNNNNNNNNNNNNNNNNNNNNNNNNNNNNNNNNNNNNNNNNNNNNNNNNNNNNNNNNNNNNNNNNNNNNNNNNNNNNNNNNNNNNNNNNNNNNNNNNNNNNNNNNNNNNNNNNNNNNNNNNNNNNNNNNNNNNNNNNNNNNNNNNNNNNNNNNNNNNNNNNNNNNNNNNNNNNNNNNNNNNNNNNNNNNNNNNNNNNNNNNNNNNNNNNNNNNNNNNNNNNNNNNNNNNNNNNNNNNNNNNNNNNNNNNNNNNNNNNNNNNNNNNNNNNNNNNNNNNNNNNNNNNNNNNNNNNNNNNNNNNNNNNNNNNNNNNNNNNNNNNNNNNNNNNNNNNNNNNNNNNNNNNNNNNNNNNNNNNNNNNNNNNNNNNNNNNNNNNNNNNNNNNNNNNNNNNNNNNNNNNNNNNNNNNNNNNNNNNNNNNNNNNNNNNNNNNNNNNNNNNNNNNNNNNNNNNNNNNNNNNNNNNNNNNNNNNNNNNNNNNNNNNNNNNNNNNNNNNNNNNNNNNNNNNNNNNNNNNNNNNNNNNNNNNNNNNNNNNNNNNNNNNNNNNNNNNNNNNNNNNNNNNNNNNNNNNNNNNNNNNNNNNNNNNNTCCGTTACCAGCGCCGGGGCCTCGGTCAGGCTAAACAGTTATAGTACTGGTGATTTccctctaactgccatggttccactctGTGGcaattcctgggatttgcagttttaaggaggtaCAATCTGAATCCTCAGCTCACCAAGCTATAATATCAGGATTCCATAATAAacaactatggcagttaaaatggaatcggCTGCTATAGTTATGAGTCATGACAGGGCCCTGAGATGCCAGCAATTGAACCCACAACCTTTGTCATCATTCGCTActcaattttaaaaactaaaggtATCAGGAATTGACCCAGGATCCCATCATCTGCTATTTGTTCTTCTAGTTGGAAATGTCATAAATGTAATCCAGGACCTGCTACTTGATTCAGCCAGTGGTCCAAGTTTATTAGAAATAAATTACAAGGCACAGATCTTCAGATAATATTGTTCCCTaccaaagactttttttttaaaggcaaagttATTCTCAAAGTCAGATCAAAGATATGGATCTTATCAacacgtggggggggggagttgcagtcactcctgttctagcaatgcaagcgtgatgtttttttcacaccagatccagagtcactcctgtctagcaagtgcgaattaaggttaaaatgtgatgttttacacacctggttgcctttctgttgcccttccgaactgagggggagcgaagtcagttctatccattccaagcaagtcacgtgatgcggattaaGCAAAggagagtgagtgcacattgtattaccacactgaagggttcaacgattcaaatcggcacccttgcactgCTCAGTGGGGCGCTGGATGCTGTCCCCTTCCCtaccccctccttagctgtcatccttcatcagggtgaaaaagcagtcagggatgatgggaagtggcaggttggcagagagggtgagatgggAGATGCAGGAGCAATTGGGGGATGATGGGTGGATGGcagggggtcgctggggccaggattggatgcaggaaaaggcagaggatCATGGGATAGGTTGTTGGGGTCCCTGGGGctaggattgggatgcaggagaaggcagatgATGATGGATATCTCCTGGgtcctggggccaggattgggatgcaagagaaggcaggagatgatgggataggtcactggggggttgctggggccaggattaggatgcaggagaaggcaggggatgatggataaGTCACTGGGGTTACTGGGGCCATGATTGgggtgcaggagaaggcaggggatgaggGATAGGTTCGCTGGGTGctagggccaggattgggatgcaggagaaggcaggatgATGGGATGGTGCCAGGGGGCAGAGGGGCGAGAtggggtgaagaggaggaggggaatgacggagcaggatgcagggggccaaggggggcaacTCGGATGggtttccacaccagaccaatcgaagtgaaatcgaagtgagcttgaatgcaaattctgtgaattgcacttttttttctgaattcatcaaaatgaggagtcactttggaatcactgcggaagcaccacggaaggagctcccatagaaaggaatgggtCTGATAACACATCACATTGTGACGTGAatccgcatcattggaagtgcagtcGTGTTGGACCTGaactgcaaaagctctaaaatcCCGTGTTATAAATCATtgatatccactctttatctgcTGCTTGTACCACCTGTCCCCCAATTTAtctagttgctgttgtgtgttgttgttgtgtgccttcaaatcattccaacTAAGGCAACCTAAGGTGAAAGCaaactatcacagagttttcttctgGGCAAGATTCgtgtcagaggaagtttgcctttgcttcctctgaggctgagagtgtgacttgcctaatgggtttccatgactgaacaggagCAAACCTTGGTCTCAGAACGTAGTCCATTCCTAAACCACTACACAACGCTGACTTTCTCAATTTATGGTATCTAGATTTGCCATAAACTGATGGGGTGCAAATTATCTTGAAGACCTGACTGTATTTGCCATGTGGAAATGGATTACTGTAGTAGAGACTCTGTGTCCTATGttcttcttttgtcatttttaCAGCGATGCACACTAACACATATACACCTCTCTGGAAAATCTTCGGGTTGGAGTTGATTTAGTCGTTAGTCAAAGCAAATAAATGTTATAACTGAAATTGTTGCAGTTTCTTACTGCTAAGATTTATAAAAAACATTATTCGGAAACATAATGTTTTTCTGTTCTTCCCTTATTGTTGCTgatgattaatgtttttaaaattttaaaactgttaaacTGCTACTGTGtctggtttttattgttatttggtGTGTGCATATGTTCTGTTTGGGAAATGGCCTTGTGTTTCGATGGTCTGTGACTGcacaaaaaatattgtttgttgttttgtgtgtcttcaagtcatttctgacttatggcaaccctaaggccttatcatgggggttttctggggctgagaagagatgtgacttgtccaaagtcacccgctggtttccatggctgaagtgaAAAATTGAACTCTgtcttcagagctgtagtcccagtgctcaaaccactatgccatactgactCTAATATATTGTATGTTGTATTTATTGTGCTCATTCAAGCGGAAAATGTCAAGAATTGAACCCAGGACTGTTCCCTTTGCTTGCTGCTTGGTAGTGTTGTAATAGTTTTGGCATtagattaggacactgggaaaccagggtttgaatcctgtcttGGCTATGGATGCCcattgtgtgatcttgggcaggtcacattctctcagccacagaagacgGCATGACAAAAACCCCGGAAGGAAAGGGCCGAGAAAAAGtatgtgatagcttcaccttagggttgcagaAGTCAGCAAtgaacttgaaggctcacaacaacaacaaagttctgaGTTGGAGGTGTCAGCAATTGAACCCAGGACTTTCCCTTCAGCTGCTACATGATTCTTCGGTCTCGAGATGTCAGACTGAATGCAGGACCTTTACTATTGTGTAGCCCTGCGGAGCTGCAAATATCAGGAATTGAACCCAGGCTAAACATGTGCTCGGCCAATGCATATGGTGCTCCCATTTTCTAACATTCTCTTTGCCCTTGTTCCCCCCAGCTTTCCCTCTAGTCTGGGTTCCCAGATGATTTGTTATGGCCAGAGAGAGGGAAGAGTAAGGCAAAGAAAAGTCATGGGCTGGTGAAAGGTTAAGCACACCTTCTCCATGTGCTGATTCTCTCTTTGGGACAGCAACCTCCCCCTGTTTTATAAAAAGAGACCTCAAGAGCAGACCAAAGTTCTCTGACTACAGTCCCACTTGACCCGTAAAAAATGACTTGTCCTGCACCCGCTAATTAGCCTGCTATCCTTGGGacaagcatggtatagtggtgtgagtgttggaagactctgggagacctgggttcaaatccctggtttgccaaggaagcccactgagtgatcttgggcaaacctCATTCTCCTACTCTCAGAAGGCAATTGCAATTTGCAAACCtcctcctcttgccaagaaaactataacATATAGTTACCATTTGTTATATGGTTACATAACAAATGACATAAACCTTGGGAGATGGCAGAGAGTGGGGGGACATTTGGGCATAGCTCCCCAATGAGAAGTCTTATCTGAATGAAACATTTactcagtcctcaaatttctataATTGCAGTAGTTTAAAAATTCAGTTGAACATTCAGAAATGCAGATTAAGCGTCCAAAGTAAAGAGGCAAGCAAAGATACCAAGGAAATGtaaacacagcaaacagaagacttttaggtgtgaacaattttaaGTATCcccctctctgcaatgctagaaatggaGCTGTAGGAAAATGtcatttgaaggaacacaaaatGTCCTCACTTTGACTTCCCCATGCCCTCTGTTGTCAGTATTTAAATaaggtctcatctgcactgcagaaataatccactttgtcaccactttaactgccatgactccatgcaatggaattctgggttttgtagtttggtggggcaacATATagctctgacaaggaaggctatatatctcacagaggtacaaattccaaaattacATAGCAtggggcggttaaagcggtgtcaaactgtatcacttctgcagtgtggttgcagcctaaGATTCAAAGGGATGTCTATTCCAATTTTTCTTCAACAGGATAAATAGACGGCGTCCTTTGTTTCAGACATCAAAATTCTTGGGCCGACTCTCTGCGGTGCATTATGCGccattgattttttcccctccatatttttattttctcgttattaaaaaaagaaaaccagagacATGCATGGCACCAAGCTCTACATTCTGGGATAAAAGTTTTCAAAGTCGCCGTGCAGGATATCAGTATGTTGACACAGGTGAAATAGGCAGACAAAAAGGTTGCTCCATGCCATCTTTCCCTGCTTGGAGAAGGGTTTTCGGAGTGGGGATTTTGACACCTTTGGAAACATTCCTTGCTCCATTTTTAGAAAATTTCATCAGTGCCCTCCAATCTATTATCGACCGTTTGTCGGATTTTGCAAAGTCCCACTACGAAGAGTCAAGGTTCTATGTACAGTTTGGCTCTATTTTAGGGAGAGATTTCAGTCTGCAAATAAGAATTGCACTGCAGACCACAAAGAATAGAGTTGCCTCAGATGGACCAGGATAAAGGTTGCACGATTATGTAAGACAGGGCCGGGTGAGTGTCTGTGGCTGGCAGATATTCTGATCACGCTCTTTCTGTCTGCACTTCGCCCTTCGTCTTGCTACATAAATTGCCACCAACCAGGCCAGAAGGTAGAGCCGTTGAATACAGCTCACCTCATCTCTTTGCAGCCCAGTTGGGTTCCTGAAGAAACCCGCTAAGCTCAAGCCCAGAGAAGTTCTTTTCttgcagccatggaaacttacttcTCTGCCGtccagaagatggagcaaacagTGATGTTTCCCAGCCTCCTTCGAGGAGTCTCCTTCGAAGAGAGGGAGGATGCCTTTGAAGCCGATGCTGATGGTGCCAAAGACCTGTATGAATATTACGCCCAGCTGAAATCCCTCAAGCAGATGGTGGAAGGTGGCCTAGTGCCTTCGGAAAGCCACCGGCTACCTGGCACGGCCACCTGGGTGAAAGAGCAGGTGGCCAAAGAGGAACAAGATCTTGCAACACTCTTTTATTACCACGTCTCTGCCTTGCACCGCATCCTCCACCAGCTGACCAGGAGAGCCAACACCGTGACGTCCAGATACAATGAAATCATGCAACAGATTAACCAGAATGGCTTTTCTCTTCACTGGTGAACCTCAGACTGTGAACTGTACAGGTAAGTGatatccaaggctgcatctgcatcttgaaataatgcaatctggcaccactttaactgccatggcttgatgctttgggatgctgggatttgtagatattaagccttctctgccagagagctctggtgccacagcaaactataaatcctaggattccataatattgagccatggtagttaaaatggtgtcaaaccggattatttttgcacAGCCGACAGAGGCAAAAAAAGATATAAACCAGTGTCAGTCATAGAACAAGTCTGTTCCATGGCATGGGTCTGTGGCTTTGACCAAAGCTTGGGGGGAAAAcccctttttggactataatgccCAGAATGCCATACTGATCAGGAtagctagagaattctgggaattgttggtCAAAAGGTACAGTTTTAGGGGACATAGGCCTTGTATAATAGTGCTAGACTTTTATTTggggctgctgttgttgcttttaatggtttatgtttttgactgattttaatatatatttgatACGGTAGTTTAACTGCTTTTTAGCTGTTAGCTGTGAACTTTTAACTACGTTTGTTTTAACGATTGTAAGTAGCCTTAAgttccaaactggggaaaagttGGGGAATAAATTCATagataaataatagtaatatccTCTCCAAACGTTGGCCTTCACAAATTGTCACTCGAAAGAGTTTTCATTGGATTCCAATGCCTAGCATCCCCTGCCAGCATAGCTGCTATTTCCTATTTGGGGAATTATGGAAACTTCAATTGTTTAAAGTTTTAACTGCATAAAATGTAATAGTGTAAAGCTCATTGCTGTGTTGGCATGTCACTGGAAGTGACTTTCCAGAAATTAACATTTCGCTCATTTACCTTTAATTTATCTTTCATTTTCAGGCAAGTCTGATGTCCATCCTTGAGTGTCTATTTAAACAGCTTCCTGTGAAGAAACTGTATGACTGGACGAAAGAGACGTTATGAGCAACTGCCTTCTGAACACTTTTGTAtgacagcaacacacacacacttacattgAAAAGTTTGAAGGACTGACTTTCATGTTTTgtgttattctattttatttatacagtacctGTATTTAAACCTGAGGACATCCCGGTGCCTCAGGTGATACGATACTTCAGCATTCCTAATAACTGAAGGTGACAAGTAATACAGCTTTTTGTATTTCTCATTAAGTTTTTAACTGTGGTGATGATCTCAGAACACAAATAAAttgcttattttttattaaacaatTGCTGCTGTTGTCGTTATATGCAGAGGTCTAGCTGTGCATGGTGCATTaaagcataaacacacacacacacacacacacacaatactttcatatatatatatatatatatatgtagagtATCttttatccggaattccaaaatccaaaactgcccACAGGAGtcgctgagatagtgacacctttactttgtgatggttcatgcacaaaattatttaaaatattttgcttaaGATTATCTTCGAATATAAGGTGTACACaacatataaatgaatttcatggttagactagggtcccttctccaagagatctcattatgtacatgcaaatattccaacatctgggggggaaatccaaaatcgaagacacttctggtcccaggcattttggataaaggagactcaacctatactaGAAGAATttaagatacagccatgttagtctgtagtatcagtatgtagagagatcttgtagcaccattgagactaaagaaagaagttagcagcatgagccttcatagacttaagtctatttcctcagatgcatcccaACCAACCTCAGGGTGcgtctatgctgtagaaataatgcagtttgacaccagtttaaatgctgtagctccatcgtacagaatcctgagatctgtcattttacaaggtttttagtctTCTTTGCTGAAGAGGGCTGGTACCcgactaaactacaaattccaggattctgtacgatggagccatggcagttaaggtggtgtcaaacagcattatttccacagtgtacaTGCATCCATAGGTAGCAAAAGTTCTGGGGTGGGAGCAGACCTCAACCATACTCCCTGCATGAGCCTTACAGACATTCCCTCCATTTGTAGGCAAGAGCTGTGGGTGCCTCATAGCTCACACTGTCCCCAGCCCTGCTAGCCTGCTTCTCCGGGATGCAGTAGTGGACACAATCCCACCAATATTATGGAAGCACGGtgcaccctccatatccatggattctttatccacagattcaagcagccaTGGTTCGAAAaagttccaaaaatatataaattccaaaaagcaaaccttgattttgccattttatataggagataccattttactatccattgtatttaatgggacttgagcatccatagattttggtatccataaggggtcctggaacaaaactccagcagataccaaaggcccaatgTAATATTCAATGGCCATTCCAGTTTACTTCTGTATGTGAGCTGTGGTAAAAAAAGTtgccccatgtctctgaattcattCTGGGGTTATgattgaactttaaaggagttatgcAAGGTGCCACAGTTTTAGCATCTTGAGAAGCTCTTTTCAAGTTCACAGTAAAACTGTAGTAGATTCACTGCCCCTCTGATATGAGAACCACTTAGATGGGCATCatttttgcctcaggcagcaaaatggcttTAGTCAAGacaacatcatcaccatcaccatcatcaattctgcctttctcctaatacaGGTACTCAATGCTGTGACCTTAAActaataggttgttgttgttgtgtgcagggtgaccagatgtcataactgcaaaagaAGACAAGGCAATGTAAATTGTAGGACATTCGGGAAGAATATAgatcattataaaataaaagctaaaaacataaatatGGATATATGTTCCTGCTTcttagttgtgctcaaaatggaggacattttgggattcctcctggacagtatGTTGAAATGAAaggtgtgtcctggaaaaggaggatgtctgatcACCCTGTGtggtgtgcctttgagtcattttcaacttatggaaacccaaaggcggccctatcatgggggtttctgtgcaaaatttgttcagaggtttgacattgcttccccctgaggctgagagtgtgtgacttgcctagtggGCTTCATGGTcaagtgaggaattgaactcaggtctcctgagttgtagtccaagacgcTATGCCACACTCTGTTTTTCTTCTATTCTAGCAAGCCTTCAGGCAAGTCTGATGTCCCTATGTATCCTCCTCACAGTCTGTAAGTTACTCTCTACCCCATTGCCTTTATCTCCAGGATTTCAAAGTCAGAGATAAGAGACACCTGATAATACTAGGCAAAGCATTCAGTAGAcacatgagccagtgtggtggagtgcaTGACATTTTGGACCTATTCCAACCTGAGAAGGTTGGGGAGGACACAATGCTGTTGGCAATAAAGAAGTAGCTGACTAGAACACACTAGCATAAGCAATCATTATCTCTTCAACCCTGTTTCTGGTCCTATGTTGGCATTTGGTGAGTCCTCTGTCAAAAAAGTCGTTTTcaaaaaagattttaattttaattttgttataacAATGCCAAAATCCTCTGCATAAAGACTTACACTGGTTATAATACAAAGAACTATAAATGGTATTGGTCATGTATATGTgccctgtgtccagttcagggcaccacaactcaaagaTATTAGGAGAGCCAgcgtgacgtagtggtttgagtgttggactatgattctggagaccagggtttgaatcccc from Sceloporus undulatus isolate JIND9_A2432 ecotype Alabama chromosome 3, SceUnd_v1.1, whole genome shotgun sequence encodes the following:
- the LOC121926303 gene encoding mid1-interacting protein 1-B-like — protein: METYFSAVQKMEQTVMFPSLLRGVSFEEREDAFEADADGAKDLYEYYAQLKSLKQMVEGGLVPSESHRLPGTATWVKEQVAKEEQDLATLFYYHVSALHRILHQLTRRANTVTSRYNEIMQQINQNGFSLHW